One region of Peromyscus eremicus chromosome 4, PerEre_H2_v1, whole genome shotgun sequence genomic DNA includes:
- the LOC131908218 gene encoding olfactory receptor 5AL1-like: MAKGNHSAVTEFILLGLTEDPELEVILFVILLIIYSFSVMSNLGLVLLIQISPQLQSPMYFFLSHLAFVDFCYTSCVTPNALVNFLREIKSISFYGCAAQVCFFTTFSVCEVFLLSVMAYDRYVAICNPLLYVIIMPRRLCFQVATATYFYAFVTALIQTVTTFLLSFCDSNLVNQFFCEDIPLMALACSSTHVKELMLLSMAGFNICCSLLIVLISYLFIVSAILKKHSGEGRRKVFSTCASHLSSIAIYYGTIIFMYLQPESSHSLNTDKFAAVFYVVIIPMLNPLIYSLRNKEVKNALKRSVDKIPLSISK; the protein is encoded by the coding sequence ATGGCCAAAGGCAACCACTCAGCAGTAACAGAGTTCATCCTCTTGGGGCTTACAGAAGATCCTGAACTTGAAGTCATTCTCTTTGTAATCCTTCTTATCATTTACTCGTTTAGTGTCATGAGTAACCTAGGATTGGTCTTGTTAATCCAAATCAGCCCTCAGCTGCAGTCTCCCATGTATTTCTTCCTCAGCCATCTGGCTTTTGTTGATTTCTGTTACACCTCTTGTGTCACTCCAAATGCTCTGGTAAATTTTCTGCGTGAGATTAAAAGCATCTCATTTTATGGATGTGCAGCTCAAGTGTGTTTCTTCACcacattttctgtgtgtgaagtcttcctgctgtctgtaatGGCCTATGACAggtatgtggccatctgcaaccCTTTGCTCTATGTAATCATCATGCCGAGGAGACTCTGCTTTCAAGTCGCCACTGCCACATACTTTTATGCATTTGTCACAGCACTTATTCAGACAGTGACAACGttccttttgtctttctgtgaCTCCAACCTAGTGAACCAGTTCTTCTGTGAGGATATTCCTCTCATGGCTCTAGCTTGCTCAAGCACTCACGTCAAGGAACTGATGTTGCTAAGCATGGCTGGGTTCAACATATGCTGCTCTCTCCTCATCGTCCTCATCTCTTACCTATTCATCGTGTCTGCAATCCTGAAGAAGCACTCAGGGGAAGGGAGACGGAAAGTCTTCTCCACCTGTGCTTCTCACTTGTCTTCTATTGCCATATACTACGGGACAATAATTTTTATGTACTTACAACCTGAATCGAGCCATTCCCTAAATACAGACAAATTTGCTGCTGTGTTTTATGTAGTGATAATACCTATGCTAAACCCATTAATTTATAGTTTAAGGAATAAGGAGGTGAAAAATGCATTAAAGAGAAGTGTAGATAAGATTCCTCTGAGTATTAGTAAATGA